Within Porites lutea chromosome 2, jaPorLute2.1, whole genome shotgun sequence, the genomic segment TCAACGCTCAATCGAAAATCTACGCTGCATAAATGTAAACGCGTGGAAAACGCTCAGTATATCCCCAAATCATTCTGATCACATCACCTGTTACTCATCTAATAATCTAAAGGACCGTGAAAAAACTATACATGAAGGATTCAAACATCTTCCCAGCTTAGCTGTATTTAAGCATCCCATAACCAAAATATGAGCTCGGAGATTTCTATTAGCATAACAACACTCAGCTACTACCAGTTCTAAAAACAATACAAGTGAATTCTGTTAGACTCTCAAAAGTAACATGTATACCACAACTCCATATAGCTGCCATGGCAACTCTACGCCACATATTTCGATTCATATAGCGGTGGTTAGCTCGAAGCCTATGCTCCTTCTCTAACCCATGCACACTTCCCTCAAACCATTTACCTCTATCTTTTgtacttttgttattttatgccTATCTGCTCAATATAAGCTTTATATTAAGTGTGAATAATTAAACTGCAACTTCACTCAAACTGCATATTCTACCCTGCGGTTCCgctgttttccatttttggGACCGAAGAACATACCCTGCAACCATTTATGACTTTTCGCCTTAATAGAAGTCCCTGATTTATTTTAAGGCTGCCTTTCGATTCATCAAAAAATTTGCCGGTTAACGTTAGGTAAAATTTCAACACTCGTGAATAATACGTGCAAATGCCAAGTGGGAGGATGGAAATGACATTCTACTAACATATTATATAAAGTAAGCGATTTGACTGATTGCAGTAGGCAATCTGCTAATCTGCATCATCCACTATTTGCGGTATGACTTACAGAAATGGCATGTCTTAGAGGTGTTTCGCCACTCATATGGGAATTTCtcccaaaaacaaaatgaaaaaatggaaaatcaaaaCTTCATATAAATTGTCCATGAAGAGAACTTAAAATTGGAACGGTCGTATAAATCAAGCGGATGATCAAGACAAGCGAAAATAGAGTTACCAGTTATTAACTCCGCTTAATGCACACCACTGAAAGGGCTAAATCATTGTAATTTAACGTTAGGTTAAATTGGGTCAagggaaagaagaaagaatatcAGGTTACGTTTCTATTTTGAGTCAGTTTCAGACTTACCTGCCACGATTCAGTTCCTTAACAATTAATGACACCTGACCAGTGCACGCATGGAacatatatttatttttctacCGTCACGTGAAGATAATGAGATGGAACAGAGGAAATGGATTGGAGTATTGCCAGTGTAAATAGCGAATAAGGCACTCACGCGGGAACAAAAAATGACTCAGCGGAACCCTTTCCTCAAGGAATCAAACATTTTGCAGTCGGGAAATGCAGTGTCAAAGTGAATGATTCGGACAAAATTACCGCAGCTAAACTTGTATAAAGGAGTGCCAAAGCAAATATTGAGATTTTCTCACTGGCATGATGCATAATAGTAAATCTCCAACCGAAAACGTGATGTACTGATACTTTTTCATATTTATTAGTTTACCAACTGTAACTGCATTGTAACAATGCCAGTTGATATTTACCGAATTAAAGGTGCATTGCACAGGAAAAATTACTACCCACGACCGAACGTAAAATTTGCTAGActagaaaaattaaattatgtGTTTAGTCCattatgacaattttttttttcaaaacctgTTAATGTTCTCCTGCTGACTTGCTTACGCATTTAGCAGATCACTGCCTGTAGCGCTTTTAGCAAAGATGATAATATTTACAATATCACATAAAATACCAATATACTTGCCTCTTTAAATGCAGTAGAAGTTCAAAAGAGAGTCATTCAATAGGTCACAAAATGCTCACTTCCCCCTATATTTTGAAGGTTATCTTGTTGCAATCTTGAGTGAGCGATAGGAGAATTTCCTGAAAACAAATTTGGCCCTCTCTAAGAAGGAAAAACTCTgttgtgttttaaattattgAAAAACGTTTCAGTGCGCCCACGCCTTTAAAAGAGGCAGATGCTAAAACTCAAATTGCTAATAGTTAAGCGTCACTCTTTTATCCTTTCTTCGAGTGAAAAGTTTCCCAAATCAAACAGTATTTCTGTCCTAAGAGAGATCAAGTCGAGGGTGGAAATCTCacgatgaaaataataaaatgaaataaaataatacgtTTTAACGTGATTATAGCGAGAACAAATACAAGGTAAGTTCAGCTGTCGTTTGTCACCTAGACAACCAAAAGAAGTTCGTTAGTCTTTTGTATACAAAAGACAGTTGGAGTTTTTCACCTTGAGATTAGATTGTAATAGATTAGAATTTTGTTCTAACATCAAtccttttttgccaaaaataaatatGCGAATTGCAAATAATTTAGAAAAAGAGTAAATTACTTAtgaatttgccttttttatagCCTGTCTAGGCCTTTCTTGCAAAATGTTCACAAAAATTCATTAGAAATAGCTCCAGCTCAGTCCTAGTGATTTTCTTGTCTATTTTTAAGGCATTTTCCCCTCCACCCTTTGAATTACGCACTGTTACACAACTGAAAAAACAGCGTTAGGGACCGTGAGAACAGAGTCATTTTGAAGTTAGTTTTTAACGCTTTTTTCTCgaaataatttataataagCAGACTGTTTGCAAGGATCCTAGATTGAGTGCTTGGCCATCCATCTAAAAACTGCTGTGATTTTGTAATGTGTTATTTGTGGTTTCTTTCTTTGGCCATTTTAATTACGTACTGCCAACGTAGACGAAAGACTGAATCCTCGGGGACAATCGTCTTATCACAACATGCGATGAAAACCTGGGCGAAATTATCTGCACTTATTTGATGCGCGTATTTCTTCTGATGCAGCAAAGTTCGATTCCGAAGTTTCTTTAATTACCACTAACACATGCAAAAACCTGAAAGAATATCAAATTACACCTATCCATTAAATGAATGAGTATTTCACCCTGAGTTCGTTATGATAAGGtgcaatttattttaatttccgttACCATGATGGTTAACCGTATTTGAACTACGACGAACTCGGTTTTCTGGCTGGCAAGTTCAAGtcagataaagaaaaaatttacaATGTTACCCAATGATTCCAGCCTCTTTTTTACGTTCTGATGGAAGAAGAACTgttccatttctttcttttttatgcttTATAGAAAACTGTCCATTAATGGGATAGCAactacgatcagcattgcagtattctgcttgcagaatttaatacgACTAAATATGTCTACTTgtcatttttgctgatcaggtctttatagatcctacgttttTCGGCATAtgcgtttgcggtcctttgcagtcctttgtggttactgcgcttttcacaaacgaTATAACATGGTGCTGTCACTTGTTGTAAATTATAGAAAAGCACAAATATAAACCCTAACCATGCGGTACGAATTCCTTGATTTGCAGTTGCAGTCAGGATTTGAAAGACGAACCTAGGGTCGATTGTGCAAAAAATAGTAAAGCATTTAAATTTGAACAAATCCGATTACGTAAGGAAGTAAGCTTACCGCAGACACAAATATTATTCCAGACGTTTCCTCGTCGGTTTCTATAACGTTTTGCAAAGCCCTCGAGGTTATAAAACAACCTAGTTATCGCCTGGTCGGTGGTGTAAACTTGCACCACAAATGAGAAATACCGCACTTCAAGACTCGCTGACTAAATCTAATAGGCCTGATGGCAAATGGTAAGATTAATGCCAATATGATGTcactttgttttcagttgtcATTTATGAGTCGTTTAGCAAATATTTCTTCGTTAAGTGTCCAGATAATTTAAAAGGCAAATCTAAAACAAGCCAAAACATTAATCAGACATATCGCTTACGGTActtttcaagcaaaacaacagtttaaagaccgtatttttttttgtttccttagcAAATGGCGTTCTATTTGTAAGAATGTCATTACACCCAAAACTGGCCAGGATAGTGAAATAACATTTCGCTGAAACTAAACTTCAAATTTTCACGGAAAAGCTGTGATTTCAAAACCTCCCCTATTACAGGCCGATCAATGAACAATTCGATTTGGCACAGTAGAAAGAGAAATAGAAATCAgttaatggttttttaatggaTCCGAGATCAGAGGTCACCTGCACgcaacgacctagaaaacgaagCTCCGTTAGGGTAGTGTCCGTGGTTCTTAAAATGTCAATTTAAAAAATCTAAATTGCTAGGCGAATTACCTCACGTCCAAACCAGCGAGCTATAGTCTTCTGAGTCTTGAATGGCTTTGAATGTTGATCTTGAATGGTGTTAAGGGTGACTGAAAGATTCCCAATTAAAAAACTTCTATTATAACAGTCATGAAAATTTCTACTTCCCGATGTACGATATTGCTCATCCCTTGTTCCGTCCCTTGTTCCTTATTTCTATTTGGGCGGAAGCATCCAGTCCGGCAATATCGGATCGAGAGATAAACACGCAATgaataaagtttattttcaaCTGCGATCTTACATCTCATCAACAGCAAGTCATTTAAGATATAGATCGTGGCGTTTATTTCGACTGTTAGTTCTGTCTTTTTCCTTAAGCGTTTTGGTCGTCGAATGAATAATTAGCAGTATAATTAACCACTGAATTAACTGAAATTTCCGCGTTTTATCACAACTGAATAGTTGAGGAAAAGTTGAAATCTCTCGCTAACAGGCTTAGTTAGGGAACGGCTTAGAATTGAAAGTATATCAGCTAGTCAGAATATCGACGCAATTTCCACTGCCTCAAATCACAAGCAAATCGCTCGGAAGTAAGATTAATTGGTTATCATGTGTATTGTCTGAGATGTCTGTTGTCAGTCAAAGTAATTACTTTCTTTGAGACTTTTAGAGACGCTTCAGAGACGCTAATTGGAAAGTTGATCCCGTGATGTCATTGGAAAAGTTATCTCTGCTATCGAGTGCTTTGTTTAATCTTTGAGATTTGAATAAAGGAAATCAAGGAAGACAAATGCAGTCCAAATTTGCTTTTAATTAGTAATAAATTTACCTGTATTCTGTCGTAATCCTACCAGTGTTAACCCCTGTTAtacggttttcaaaaaatattaaaacttgCTGCTTTAATTCAAATGCTATCTAGTCCACCCAAAAGTATCCCTCGACAAGTCTACTGTCTGCGCCTTTAACTGCAGGAGTAAGAATTTGTCAGGTGGACCACGGATAGTAACACACTGTCAACGTCTATTGTCTCCGCCATTGTCCATGTTTTGCGGCTCCGAAGGTTGCATCACACTGTAGGCTATTGTACAAGCCATACAGAATTCAACCAACCGAAAACACGTTTGAAACACCAGCCATGGCCAAGGAGAAGGCGGACAGCCGTTTTTACCATGCATTCCATAGACAACGATCAATGAATATATTTGAAGTCCACAACAAACAAATGCCAAAACACTTGTTGCGAGAGTGACTTTAgcaacttttgatgttttttttggtctttgcTGAATTGCTCTTCTGGCGCTGTTTCCAAGTTCGATGCTTTCGAGTTGCTGTTGAACTACTATAGCTTGACGAATGACTTTCAAACCGCTGTAGATAAAGCTTGCGGACAATAGAAGGCTCCAGAGGATGAAAAATAACTGGCAAACAAGCGGAAGTAATGGCAAGAAATCGGGTTTGATGGCAGTTGTTGTGTCTACAATTATGATGATTGCAAAGTGAATTGCAATGATACTACCTAGAAAGCGTAGATCGTGGAGCTTATTGGGCCCAACCTGTATCCTTGCCACTTCAATAAAAGCCAAGTGAATCAAGCAGAACGAAGATGTCAAACAAGGATAGGCTAAGTCGAAAACCAAAGTCGATATCCAGCCTGGGATTTCAATATTATTGGTCGCCGACGAGTATGGgtcaagaaagagaaacaaagcTCGCGTTGCTcccaaaataaaaagcaaaaggtttatGGCTATAAACAAGGGTTTTCGGCCAAATCCCTGCCTGGTTCGAACTTGCGCTAGAACGAGAAAAGAACGCACTGCTAAGACACTGAAGAGAGTCCCCAGTCCAGCCCAATGGAACTCCCAAGCGATATTCCAATACTCTCTCGCTTTACTCCAATCAGGAACTGGCTCAGCAGCTGGTGGTCTTGTCGTGGATTGAGTAGAGTTTGTCGTTCTATTTAATTGACAGTTAAACATTATCTGCAATTAAATCAAGTCCGTCAATAATGTGTTATAttaagaaaaatgatttttgaaactTTGGAAGACGGCGATCACTTTTAGGCTTTTTCGATCAAATGTATTACGTTCACTGCCCTGAGTGTTCACTGACGATTCTTTTGTCCAGTTTTAACTACAAAAAGGTTTTAGAAAAACCTTCAAATCAACGCCTTCCTTACTAACGTCCACAGAATCACAGATATCATGATACATACATAATTAGTTGTATTCAGTGCTAAAACTATAATCAAATACTCGACACGCAACAAATACAGCAAGTAGTTAAAGATAAATGAATGCTCAGCCACTTACAAATAATGCTTCCTTCTATCACTGTCCTTATTAATAATCAAAATACAATCCTCAAGAGATGGCAAGTCAACTCTCTGGTAAACTTAACTCAAGCCATCAAACTTAGCACTGGCGGTACCACTTCATCTTTCAGTGTCGCTTTATAGTGATACAAAATAGGTGTTATAAATAGAGTTTGAGTAATTATCGTCTTCATTCAAACCACTTTTCAAGGATAACAAAGGCCAGAAGCAAACTGACATGAACCCGGAAACACCCGGCAGCTCAGTGCTGAAGCTCTTTGCTTACGTTCACACACGAATGAATAGAAAACTAGTACTGCTGAAAACAGGAACACCAGGAGAACGTGCCATGATAATACTAGCATGTTCTGTATTATTTACTCCGCCATCAGCATAACCGAGCTGTTTTCGTGCCGGCGGGAAGCCGTTCCACTTTCTCGGGGGCAATGCTTGCTTTAAGAAggggacatgggggtttacggtattgcggtattaagctttttttcaagcggtatttcggtgattttgattttaatttgcGGTAGTGCGGTATCATCTTGCcctgcggtatgcggtttttcatccttttgggTAACGGTATTCGATAAAAGAAGACCCTTCACGGTAATTTACGGTACTGTTCACTTTCGCTTTCCTGTCTAAAGCaggtcaatattttttttttaaaaactggtaGGGAATCCAAGATTATCTAACGACCGAGATTTTTAGATGGTTGTACCGATCAATTTGAGGTCTTCTCACGTTTTTTCGCAATCGCTGAGGTTGATTGCTGGTGCATACATGCTTGAAATAAACAGACACGCGAGATTGCTACAACTTTAAGTAAGCGTGAACGATCATAAttgcggtatcggtatttccTATCGATTTTCAACAAGGTATTTaggtatttgccaatttttcttacggtattgcgaTATTGagtaccccccaatgtcccgCTCCTTTAAGTGAAAGGCCTATGCAGGAATGTATGTTGTGGATCAATCAGTTTGTCCCTGGTTTAAATGGGTTTCTCCTTTGTTTGAGTGCCAAGGTGACGTAAGATAATAAGTttatgaaacaaagaaaaaaattaaaaccaaggataaatttAAACTACAATATGTACATGAGTCATGTCATATCCTGCTCAAAACTACGAAAGCCGAGATGTGTCTTCCAGCTTCCGACTTCCAACTTCCAACTATTCTTTAACGGAAACCTgagacaactttttttgttcaaaaaaaaaaagaaacctttaaaAATCTGTTTTCCTGAGCGGTCTGTGACAGAGACGGGCGATACTTAACTATATCAGTCAAGAGGACAacttcaaataaaattaaaaactgaatatTACGCCGTCGTTTATAAATATGAACTTGTTTGAATTGGAAAATTCACATTTCATGCCACTTATAGCTGATGTTGGATTAAACCTACATGA encodes:
- the LOC140926485 gene encoding proline-rich transmembrane protein 4-like, whose protein sequence is MFNCQLNRTTNSTQSTTRPPAAEPVPDWSKAREYWNIAWEFHWAGLGTLFSVLAVRSFLVLAQVRTRQGFGRKPLFIAINLLLFILGATRALFLFLDPYSSATNNIEIPGWISTLVFDLAYPCLTSSFCLIHLAFIEVARIQVGPNKLHDLRFLGSIIAIHFAIIIIVDTTTAIKPDFLPLLPLVCQLFFILWSLLLSASFIYSGLKVIRQAIVVQQQLESIELGNSARRAIQQRPKKTSKVAKVTLATSVLAFVCCGLQIYSLIVVYGMHGKNGCPPSPWPWLVFQTCFRLVEFCMACTIAYSVMQPSEPQNMDNGGDNRR